The sequence TGGTGCCACCACCCCAACGGCAGCAACTGCACCGACGGCCACGTCTGCACCGGTACTGATCTTACCCACCCCAATCCCGCCAACACCGCTACCCACTGCGGCGCCGCCTGAGCCAGAAACGATTGGCTACCATCCGAAGAGTGGTCGCTACATTGCAGTCTGGCTACCACCGAACTTCGTCGGCGATGCCCGAGATTCGTTCTTTGCCAACGTTGATATTATCGATGACATCAGTCCCTTCTGGTACACCACCGATGCCAGTGGCCGACTGTACGGTCAGCGAGACGATGAGCTGGTAGAGATCGCTCATAAACACAACGTGCGGATCATCCCATCCATCCACAACGTCAATAATCCTGGTGCTGTCGTGCCTGTGTTGAGCAATCCGCAACTGCGCGCACGGCATATTCAGAATATCGTCGATGAGGTATTGGCCCGCAACTACGATGGGATCGACATCGATTACGAATCACTGGCGCCGTCGCTCCGTGATGACTTCACCGCGTTTATTGTTGACCTTGCCGCTGCCTTGCACGCGCACAACAAACTGCTTACCGTGGCCGTGCATGCCAAAGATCGCGACGACGGTGGCCTGGGGGCCTTTCAAGACTGGGCAGCGATTGGGCCGCACGTCGATCAGTTACGGATCATGACCTACGATTACCACTGGCGTGGCTCCGGGCCTGGCCCGGTCGCACCGGCCTACTGGATCGAAGCAGTGGCAAACTACGCCCGCGAGGTGGTCGATCCGGCGAAAGTCTTACTAGGAGTACATTTCTACGGCTACGATTGGCCGCCAACTGGGAATGCAACAGCCCGACCGTGGCGCATCATTGAAGAAATCATCAACGAATATCAGCCAACGGTCAGTTTTATCGAGCGCAACGCTCGCGGTCGGGTCGGCGAGAGCACCTTTACCTATCGAACCAGCGCCGGCACCCGCACAGTCTGGTTTATGACCGATACCGGCCTGGCCGATAAAATTGCAACTGTACAGCGGCTCGATCTGGCCGGGATCGCTATCTGGCAGTTGGGGTACGAACGGCCCGAATACTGGCAGACCGTGCGTGCCAATCTGGTACAAGATTCGACGTTGACTCAGCGGGCCTTAAATGCGTTGTTGCCCGATCACTGACGCGCAAGACCACCTTATCCGTCGTTCAAGAATGGAACGAACACCTAAGCAAAAATACGTTTTGGCGCATCGCAATAATGAGTGCACTGCAAAAACTTACCACGGAGCACACAGAGTACACAGAGCGTGTAAGGTTCATGAATAACATGAATAAAAGGATGAATCTACTGCAAAAACCCATCATGGAGCACATAGGGCGCGCAGAGCGTGCAAGATTTATGAGTAAAAGAGTACTTTTTCAACCTTTTAAGGCATATAAGAAAAATTTTTACGCTCTATTTTGGACAGAAGATAAATCTATCTTTAGTCTCTGTGATCTCTATGGTCTCTGTGGTGAAACGATTGCCTTTTTGCAGTGAAGTCAAGGATAATTTTTGGCCATTGGGCGCATTGTAAGAAAAATGTTCACAACCCTATGTTCAATGAAAGATAAAATTATCTTTAGTCTCTACGATCTCCGTGATCTCTGTGGTGGAAAGATCATCTTTTTGCAGTGGAGTCAATAATGCAATATACGCCACCTGCACCCAGGTCAAGGCGACTTCCCAACTCGCCTCACGCACGTGGTGCACAGAGAAAGCTGAGCGGGCCAGGTACTGTAGCCCAAGCACCGAAAACGTGACACCACTCTCACGACGCCAGTGGTGTATGAATACCGTACAATGTCAGATCGCGACAGAAGGAAAATGACATCACCATCCATTCAGTGGTAAACTAGAGTTGCTATCTATCGCAGCACGTTGAACGAGACAACAATGACAACCACCACAAGTGAGACTGGAGTACAGGCACATCCAGCCGAAGCCCGGGAACTAGTCGAGCGTGGTATCGCCGCCGCTCGTGGTGGTCAGCGGCGCGTTG comes from Chloroflexus sp. Y-396-1 and encodes:
- a CDS encoding glycosyl hydrolase family 18 protein, whose protein sequence is MRIGTIITGIIYLSALATAGLLLWQTLQMSSTLITLPTGATTPTAATAPTATSAPVLILPTPIPPTPLPTAAPPEPETIGYHPKSGRYIAVWLPPNFVGDARDSFFANVDIIDDISPFWYTTDASGRLYGQRDDELVEIAHKHNVRIIPSIHNVNNPGAVVPVLSNPQLRARHIQNIVDEVLARNYDGIDIDYESLAPSLRDDFTAFIVDLAAALHAHNKLLTVAVHAKDRDDGGLGAFQDWAAIGPHVDQLRIMTYDYHWRGSGPGPVAPAYWIEAVANYAREVVDPAKVLLGVHFYGYDWPPTGNATARPWRIIEEIINEYQPTVSFIERNARGRVGESTFTYRTSAGTRTVWFMTDTGLADKIATVQRLDLAGIAIWQLGYERPEYWQTVRANLVQDSTLTQRALNALLPDH